From Salvia splendens isolate huo1 chromosome 16, SspV2, whole genome shotgun sequence, a single genomic window includes:
- the LOC121771794 gene encoding uncharacterized protein LOC121771794: MWNFASNCLAGTRGLKNDVLKPTQNSTDCSDDEASSHTSREEGLECPICWESFNLVENIPYVLWCGHTLCKNCILGLQFAVVKFPTLPLQLPLFISCPWCNLLSLRLVYRGNLKFPRKNFFLLWMLESMNGDRVNPHSTNCGDHQGVCPSSTRSLGSSVGNTERSTNHFHLSEQSGSSLDGSQFNSYHPLERLHLSLRKSLVFFVHLTAKFPLVIFFLLIILYVIPASAAILALYIVITILFALPSFLILYFAYPSLDWLVREIVT, translated from the coding sequence ATGTGGAATTTTGCATCCAACTGTCTGGCTGGAACTAGAGGGCTCAAGAATGATGTACTGAAACCTACACAAAATTCAACGGATTGCTCTGATGACGAAGCTTCTTCCCATACTAGCAGAGAGGAAGGTTTGGAATGTCCGATATGCTGGGAATCTTTTAACCTTGTTGAAAATATACCATACGTTTTGTGGTGCGGGCACACACTATGCAAAAACTGCATCCTAGGACTACAGTTTGCTGTTGTGAAATTTCCCACTCTgcctcttcagctcccactctTTATATCCTGCCCCTGGTGCAACCTCTTATCACTTCGTCTAGTTTATAGGGGGAACCTGAAATTTCCTCGTAAGAACTTCTTCCTTCTGTGGATGCTCGAGAGCATGAACGGTGATAGAGTGAACCCTCACTCCACCAACTGTGGGGATCATCAGGGTGTTTGTCCATCGAGCACTAGATCACTAGGAAGCTCAGTTGGGAATACAGAGAGAAGCACCAATCATTTCCATCTTTCTGAACAATCAGGCTCAAGTCTTGATGGAAGTCAGTTCAACAGCTATCATCCCTTGGAAAGGCTGCATTTGTCCCTCAGAAAGTCCCTCGTTTTCTTCGTTCATCTGACGGCCAAATTCCCCCTAGTCATCTTTTTCCTTCTCATCATATTGTACGTAATACCAGCCAGTGCCGCCATCTTAGCCCTGTACATAGTCATCACTATCCTCTTCGCCCTTCCATCTTTCCTCATTCTGTACTTTGCTTATCCGAGCTTGGATTGGCTTGTGAGAGAGATCGTCACTTGA
- the LOC121771793 gene encoding uncharacterized protein LOC121771793 — protein sequence MAAAAFAVPLPKSSQLASRELNSAFLSCSPLKGLCIQTKSRRSKNRSELSLVVAATAGGGEGRFYFNFTGFPFPLGPFLNRQTLRYEAVKDAIWLFEQEQALGFSSVSTNIRMTVIKLKSGGLWVHAPIAPTKECIQLVKELGAPVEYIVLPTFAYEHKIFVGPFSRQFPRAQVWVAPRQWSWPLNLPLEFFGIFRARILEDEDLSTPWADEIEQKVLSSPEVGIGPYVEVAFYHMRTKTLLVTDAVIYVPRQPPECISKESLLSSAKNGLAVKILSKGREVPEEPVVDNNMNRQKGWERMVLQILFLGPSNLLEPNASFSQMSQKLIVSPIVKTLVFSKVPEKVRDWIDRISRDWRFKRIIPAHFAGPINASRSDFLAAFGFLDDLLGESYVTRPSLAMLFTSLLGKAASYFPPDDMRTLSSLDQFLVSVGAVKKTVSGREK from the exons ATGGCGGCGGCGGCGTTTGCTGTTCCGTTACCCAAATCTTCTCAATTGGCCTCTCGAGAACTCAATTCCGCCTTTCTCAGCTGCTCCCCGTTGAAGGGCCTCTGTATTCAGACCAAATCCAGAAGAAGCAAAAATCGCTCTGAACTAAGTTTGGTGGTTGCTGCCACCGCTGGCGGCGGAGAAGGAAGGTTTTACTTCAACTTTACTGGATTCCCGTTCCCCCTCGGTCCCTTTCTCAACCGCCAAACATTGAGATACGAG GCTGTGAAAGATGCAATATGGTTGTTTGAACAAGAGCAAGCACTCGGTTTCAGCAGCGTCTCAACAAACATTCGTATGACTGTCATCAAGCTCAAATCCGGTGGATTATGGGTTCATGCCCCTATTGCTCCAACAAAAGAGTGCATTCAG CTAGTGAAAGAGTTAGGTGCTCCCGTGGAATATATAGTCCTTCCCACGTTTGCATACGAGCATAAGATATTTGTTGGCCCATTTTCAAGGCAGTTCCCTCGAGCTCAGGTGTGGGTGGCTCCTAGGCAGTGGAGCTGGCCACTAAACTTGCCCCTCGAGTTTTTTGGGATTTTTCGTGCCAGAATATTGGAAGATGAGGATTTGTCAACCCCGTGGGCTGATGAAATCGAGCAGAAGGTTTTGAGCTCCCCTGAAGTTG GAATCGGGCCATATGTTGAGGTGGCATTCTATCACATGCGCACAAAGACGCTGCTAGTTACAGATGCTGTGATATATGTTCCCAGACAGCCACCGGAATGTATTAGCAAGGAGTCGTTGCTATCATCTGCTAAGAATGGTTTGGCTGTCAAGATTCTTAGCAAGGGAAGAGAAGTACCCGAGGAGCCAGTTGTTGACAACAATATGAACAGGCAGAAAG GATGGGAAAGAATGGTCCTCCAGATCTTGTTTCTTGGCCCCTCGAATCTGTTGGAGCCGAATGCTAGCTTCTCTCAAATGTCACAGAAGCTTATCGTCTCACCTATCGTGAAAACTCTAGTCTTCAGCAAAGTTCCGGAAAAG GTTAGAGATTGGATAGACAGAATTTCGAGGGACTGGAGGTTTAAGAGGATAATCCCAGCGCATTTTGCTGGCCCGATCAATGCAAGCAGATCCGACTTCTTAGCAGCATTTGGATTTCTTGATGATCTCTTGGGTGAAAGCTATGTTACACGGCCTTCGCTTGCCATGCTCTTCACATCACTCTTGGGTAAGGCCGCCAGTTATTTCCCTCCAGACGACATGAGGACCCTATCGTCTCTTGACCAGTTCTTGGTCTCAGTCGGGGCTGTGAAGAAGACTGTCTCAGGCCGCGAGAAGTGA
- the LOC121771795 gene encoding enolase-phosphatase E1-like, whose amino-acid sequence MAEASDDSLVTPTKSDGSVNNDLAGNQDSASNGRSTDAHNLGASVGSRGRGNSSLRSSADKLVSSNGNEKVVPHYLRASTGSCHDFCKFGKHHLDESKASKPFRKRIAKLSPDHIPVEIRVAGDKKKKEVVLSGEETREVAAGGKKKDVVAAGGKKKDVGVAGGEKREEVVARGKKKKEAFLSGEKKRGVVTGGEEKREVVAGGKKKEVVATGGKKKEEVVASDKKKEEVVASDKKKEEVVLSGEEKREVVAGDEKKEEVVAGDEKKEEVVAGDEKKEEVVTGDQKKEEVVTGDQKKDEVVASDEMMEEVASDDKMEEVVSGIETMEEFVNHGPPINVKVCSTSLRSSLDTESYTSKPKTSLSKEKETKHGPSTYTNNSSPRVPSSNSKSNLRTPKLSKTSSSKQNGSSGSKTILPKCKSSSAKKSPSVDPPEIFKSVYFPHTEVEDSVKQGSSIDDKISKTRKKTTSAAKQRLSPVKLKPVKVKPSYSPNDSDGMHGKGRSNSNVQPGRKLMTAKASAKKTLTPPPATLLSKLPLKTTAQINSGKRGNLKLASPLKDPNRIRRVNTKASQSEKVTEKKLHVIRVGAGNNVSETSPKSPLSAESSSRGKSLSLSSYEEDNSEMEESSVKTHKLISKNSLKTVKEAPVKENPKKTVRKNRVVVAGDKHISPVKVKFRMGKVVELQSDNNTPRKLIFRRARVLGVEESNLRRKTTKKAGVTSDTAGTGVLPQKVVLKHQDVQGKKDAQGLLNNVIEETASKLVVSRKSKVKALVGAFETVISLQESKPSTQVVS is encoded by the coding sequence ATGGCTGAAGCAAGTGATGATTCTCTGGTTACTCCCACGAAAAGTGATGGGAGTGTGAACAATGATTTGGCTGGGAATCAGGATTCTGCGAGTAATGGGCGCAGCACTGATGCCCATAATCTTGGAGCATCTGTTGGTTCCCGTGGTCGGGGGAACAGTTCCTTGAGGAGTTCTGCAGACAAATTGGTGTCTTCCAATGGCAATGAAAAAGTGGTTCCTCATTATCTCAGAGCATCTACTGGCTCTTGTCATGATTTCTGTAAATTTGGAAAGCACCATTTAGATGAAAGTAAAGCAAGTAAGCCTTTCCGGAAAAGGATTGCAAAACTGTCTCCTGATCATATACCTGTTGAGATACGGGTTGCAGGtgacaagaagaagaaggaggtgGTTTTGAGTGGTGAGGAGACGAGAGAGGTGGCCGCCGGTGGCAAGAAGAAAGATGTGGTGGCGGCAGGTGGCAAGAAAAAAGATGTGGGGGTTGCAGGTGGCGAGAAGAGAGAAGAGGTGGTCGCACGTggcaagaagaagaaagaggcTTTTTTGAGTGGCGAGAAGAAGAGAGGGGTTGTCACAGGTGGTGAGGAGAAGAGAGAGGTTGTCGCAGGTGGCAAGAAGAAAGAAGTGGTGGCCACAGGTGgcaagaagaaggaagaggtgGTCGCAAGTGACAAAAAGAAGGAAGAGGTGGTCGCAAGTGACAAAAAGAAGGAAGAGGTGGTTTTGAGTGGCGAGGAGAAGAGAGAGGTGGTCGCAGGTGACGAGAAGAAGGAAGAGGTGGTCGCAGGTGACGAGAAGAAGGAAGAGGTGGTCGCAGGTGACGAGAAGAAGGAAGAGGTGGTCACAGGTGACCAGAAGAAAGAAGAGGTGGTCACAGGTGACCAGAAGAAAGATGAGGTGGTCGCAAGTGATGAGATGATGGAAGAGGTGGCAAGTGATGATAAGATGGAAGAGGTGGTTTCAGGTATCGAGACAATGGAAGAATTTGTTAATCATGGACCTCCAATCAATGTGAAAGTCTGTTCGACTAGCTTGAGGTCATCCCTTGATACCGAATCTTATACCTCAAAGCCGAAAACATCCTTGAGCAAAGAAAAGGAAACAAAGCACGGGCCTTCAACATATACCAACAATAGTTCACCTAGAGTTCCTTCTTCAAATTCTAAATCTAATCTGCGGACACCTAAACTGTCCAAAACTTCCTCCTCAAAGCAAAATGGCTCTTCTGGCAGTAAGACTATTTTGCCAAAGTGCAAGTCTTCATCGGCTAAGAAATCTCCTTCAGTGGATCCCCCAGAAATTTTCAAGAGTGTATACTTTCCCCATACTGAAGTTGAAGATTCAGTGAAACAAGGTTCCTCAATCGatgataaaatatcaaaaacaaggaaaaagacAACTTCTGCAGCCAAGCAGCGGTTGTCTCCTGTGAAGTTGAAACCTGTTAAGGTTAAGCCATCATATTCTCCTAATGATTCAGATGGTATGCATGGAAAAGGCAGAAGTAACAGCAATGTTCAACCAGGCAGAAAATTGATGACAGCCAAAGCATCTGCAAAGAAGACATTGACACCTCCTCCTGCTACTCTGCTGTCTAAGCTTCCTTTGAAAACGACAGCACAAATCAATTCGGGAAAACGTGGAAACTTGAAATTGGCATCTCCTCTGAAGGATCCCAATAGGATACGAAGGGTTAATACTAAGGCATCTCAGAGTGAGAAGGTTACTGAGAAAAAGCTGCATGTCATCAGGGTTGGAGCTGGCAACAATGTCTCTGAGACATCACCTAAATCTCCACTATCAGCCGAATCATCATCTCGTGGAAAATCTTTGTCATTATCATCTTATGAAGAGGACAATTCAGAGATGGAGGAGAGCTCTGTTAAAACACACAAACTAATCTCCAAGAACTCGCTGAAGACTGTCAAAGAAGCACCTGTGAAAGAGAATCCTAAGAAGACAGTGCGAAAGAACAGGGTGGTTGTTGCGGGAGATAAACATATCTCTCCTGTGAAAGTGAAGTTCAGAATGGGGAAGGTAGTGGAACTTCAGTCCGATAATAATACTCCTAGGAAGCTTATATTTAGAAGGGCAAGGGTCTTAGGAGTAGAAGAAAGTAATCTGAGGAGGAAAACCACGAAAAAAGCGGGAGTCACTAGTGACACAGCTGGTACAGGGGTTTTGCCTCAAAAGGTTGTTTTAAAGCATCAAGATGTTCAAGGTAAGAAAGATGCTCAAGGTTTATTGAACAATGTCATCGAGGAGACAGCTAGTAAACTCGTCGTGAGTAGGAAAAGTAAGGTTAAAGCCCTGGTGGGAGCTTTTGAAACCGTGATCTCTCTACAAGAAAGTAAACCTTCCACACAAGTTGTGAGTTAA
- the LOC121772084 gene encoding EID1-like F-box protein 2, with protein sequence MHITKQYRCVHSAACVCTKGHLSEEVIFLVFNHLNWNPKLIVALSCTCKWLDDLAKRVLWKEFCKTRAPKMMRDLHSSGSHIVDGSWRALGKLLIYCSGCKKDGLFNRVHVPGHFVYRTRFSRTSGKSFLLSQCRTDVLYISDPCEHLDQGEEGDIGFFRGIFKSFATSKVRKLLISRGAPLHPKEVCPYCKAKLWNMQETNMVPSSASCRLGAYDDCIEYYVCLNGHVLGICTLLPLSDTDEASE encoded by the coding sequence ATGCATATCACGAAGCAATATCGCTGCGTGCACTCTGCAGCCTGTGTTTGTACCAAAGGGCACCTTAGTGAAGAAGTGATCTTCTTAGTTTTCAACCATTTGAATTGGAACCCTAAGTTGATAGTGGCCCTTTCTTGCACGTGCAAATGGCTAGACGATCTCGCCAAGCGAGTCCTGTGGAAGGAGTTTTGCAAGACACGGGCTCCTAAGATGATGCGCGATCTCCACTCCAGCGGAAGCCATATCGTGGATGGGAGCTGGAGGGCCCTCGGCAAACTTCTCATATACTGCTCCGGATGCAAGAAAGACGGGCTGTTCAACCGCGTCCACGTCCCTGGCCATTTCGTGTACAGGACACGTTTCTCTAGGACCTCGGGGAAGAGCTTTCTCCTATCACAATGCAGGACAGACGTCTTGTACATCTCCGACCCCTGCGAGCATCTCGACCAAGGGGAGGAAGGGGATATAGGGTTTTTCCGTGGGATCTTCAAATCCTTTGCGACGTCTAAAGTCAGGAAACTGCTGATCAGCCGAGGTGCCCCGCTGCATCCAAAGGAGGTGTGTCCCTACTGCAAGGCGAAGCTGTGGAACATGCAGGAGACCAACATGGTACCCTCGAGCGCCAGCTGCAGGCTGGGCGCGTACGATGACTGCATTGAGTATTATGTGTGTCTCAACGGACACGTGCTCGGGATATGCACCTTGTTGCCTTTATCTGATACAGATGAAGCATCTGAGTGA
- the LOC121772082 gene encoding pentatricopeptide repeat-containing protein At3g29290-like has product MTEVLSAPPACSVSVYRSIRDFRIPFRCINCSAYFDVNMNSISARTYGFGVVPFSDNSYLGTVRRRGSFLLCKSIDSKISRGMCSNVASLELRELVCEGEKEGLDENGSKNILPPWGALADQELDDQNCLDVRSPMPLKAGDESMDEIHYLEERDEEVLSNRILKLSRANKVRSALTLYRSMVVSGLLPRSHACNSLLTCLLRNRRLDDALRVFEFMKSSDIATGHTYSLVLKAVADVRSRDMALTMFEEAERDGRATKRMDVVVYNTMIAMCGKVNDWVQAERMWRSLRDNGCVGTAVTYRMLVCVFVRCGQNELALDAHHEMVQNGLSPDDDAMQAVIGACTREGKWDTALDILQTMLGNDMNPSLVTCNALINSLGKAGKVDLAFNVYELLKSLGYAPDAYTWNGLLCALNRANRHSDALQLFESIRKEHGSVLNLHIYNTCLMSCQRLGLWDRAMQLLWQMEGAGFPVSVTSYNLVIGACEAAKKPKVALQVYKHMLQQKQSPDVFTLLSLIRSCIWGSLWKDVEEILKAEPNGSLYNAAIQGSCLRKEIDLARRLYEKMREIGLKPDGKTRAMMLQNLPRC; this is encoded by the exons ATGACGGAGGTGCTGAGTGCTCCACCAGCATGTTCTGTTTCAGTTTATCGAAGCATTCGTGATTTCAGAATCCCTTTTCGGTGCATCAATTGCTCTGcatattttgatgtgaatatGAATTCTATTTCTGCCAGAACTTATGGCTTTGGTGTGGTGCCATTTTCTGATAACTCTTATTTGGGAACTGTTAGACGACGGGGAAGTTTTCTGTTATGCAAGTCAATAGACAGTAAAATTTCTCGTGGTATGTGTAGCAATGTTGCAAGTCTTGAGCTTAGAGAGTTGGTTTGTGAGGGAGAGAAAGAAGGTCTTGATGAGAATGGCTCCAAAAACATATTGCCGCCTTGGGGTGCTTTGGCTGATCAAGAATTGGATGATCAGAACTGTTTGGATGTTCGTTCACCAATGCCTTTGAAGGCCGGTGATGAGAGTATGGATGAGATACACTACTTGGAGGAGAGAGATGAGGAAGTGTTGTCAAATAGGATTCTGAAGCTCAGTCGGGCGAATAAAGTGAGAAGTGCACTGACATTGTATAGATCAATGGTCGTTTCTGGTCTGCTGCCTCGTTCGCATGCTTGTAATTCCCTTCTCACGTGTCTGTTGAGGAATAGAAGGCTAGATGATGCCTTGAGAGTGTTTGAATTCATGAAGTCGAGTGATATCGCCACTGGCCACACTTACAGCTTGGTTTTGAAAGCAGTGGCTGATGTTCGGAGCCGTGATATGGCCTTAACCATGTTTGAGGAAGCAGAAAGGGACGGCAGAGCTACGAAACGCATGGATGTGGTTGTTTACAACACTATGATAGCGATGTGTGGGAAGGTGAACGACTGGGTTCAGGCTGAGAGGATGTGGAGAAGTTTGAGAGACAATGGCTGCGTAGGGACAGCAGTCACGTACCGTATGCTGGTCTGTGTATTCGTCCGCTGTGGTCAGAACGAGCTAGCTCTTGATGCCCATCACGAGATGGTTCAAAACGGGTTGAGCCCAGATGATGACGCTATGCAAGCTGTAATAGGGGCGTGCACGAGGGAGGGGAAATGGGATACAGCCCTCGATATCTTGCAGACCATGTTGGGAAACGATATGAACCCAAGTCTCGTTACTTGCAATGCTCTGATCAATTCACTCGGTAAAGCAGGCAAGGTTGATCTTGCATTCAACGTGTACGAGCTCTTGAAGTCGTTGGGGTATGCACCTGATGCATACACGTGGAACGGCCTGCTCTGTGCGCTGAACAGAGCAAACCGACACTCTGATGCTCTTCAGCTCTTCGAGAGCATTAGGAAAGAGCACGGTTCCGTGTTGAACCTGCATATATACAACACTTGTTTGATGTCTTGCCAGAGGCTTGGATTATGGGATAGGGCAATGCAGCTGCTCTGGCAGATGGAAGGAGCCGGTTTCCCTGTCTCTGTCACATCGTACAATCTTGTCATCGGAGCTTGTGAGGCCGCAAAGAAGCCAAAGGTCGCGTTGCAAGTGTACAAACACATGCTTCAGCAGAAACAGAGTCCGGATGTATTCACTCTCTTGTCGTTGATAAGAAGCTGCATTTGGGGTTCCCTTTGGAAAGACGTGGAGGAAATTCTAAAA GCAGAACCAAATGGATCTCTATACAATGCTGCTATACAGGGATCATGCTTGAGGAAGGAGATTGATTTGGCGAGGAGATTGTACGAGAAGATGCGCGAGATCGGCCTCAAACCTGATGGCAAAACCCGGGCTATGATGCTGCAGAACTTGCCCAGATGTTGA
- the LOC121772085 gene encoding membrane-anchored ubiquitin-fold protein 2-like isoform X2, with protein sequence MSAAQDQLEIKFRLTDGSDIGPRNFPVATSIATLKENIIAEWPREKEDGPHTVKDIKLISAGRVLENSRSVGECRSPLYDIPGGVTTMHVVVQPHETKPQTDTKQSKCACVIL encoded by the exons ATGTCTGCAGCTCAAGATCAGCTGGAGATCAAGTTTAGGTTAACCGATGGCTCAGATATTGGCCCGAGAAACTTCCCTGTAGCCACGAGTATCGCTACATTGAAGGAGAATATCATAGCAGAATGGCCTAGAG AGAAAGAAGACGGGCCGCATACAGTAAAAGACATCAAGTTGATCAGTGCAGGGAGGGTACTGGAGAACAGCAGAAGTGTGGGCGAATGCAGGAGCCCGTTGTATGATATCCCAGGAGGCGTCACCACCATGCACGTTGTCGTTCAACCACACG AAACGAAACCACAAACTGACACGAAGCAGAGCAAATGCGCGTGTGTGATATTATGA
- the LOC121772085 gene encoding membrane-anchored ubiquitin-fold protein 2-like isoform X1 gives MSAAQDQLEIKFRLTDGSDIGPRNFPVATSIATLKENIIAEWPREKEDGPHTVKDIKLISAGRVLENSRSVGECRSPLYDIPGGVTTMHVVVQPHVLSRQDSLSCLQKRNHKLTRSRANARV, from the exons ATGTCTGCAGCTCAAGATCAGCTGGAGATCAAGTTTAGGTTAACCGATGGCTCAGATATTGGCCCGAGAAACTTCCCTGTAGCCACGAGTATCGCTACATTGAAGGAGAATATCATAGCAGAATGGCCTAGAG AGAAAGAAGACGGGCCGCATACAGTAAAAGACATCAAGTTGATCAGTGCAGGGAGGGTACTGGAGAACAGCAGAAGTGTGGGCGAATGCAGGAGCCCGTTGTATGATATCCCAGGAGGCGTCACCACCATGCACGTTGTCGTTCAACCACACG TTCTATCTCGTCAAGATTCTCTCTCATGCTTGCAGAAACGAAACCACAAACTGACACGAAGCAGAGCAAATGCGCGTGTGTGA
- the LOC121772083 gene encoding probable galacturonosyltransferase 14: MQLHFSPSMRSITISSNNSGGNGNGGGDLMKIKVAARHVSYRTLFHSILILAFLLPFAFILTALVTLEGVNKCSSIDCLGRRLGPKLLGRSNDSGRMVKDFVKILNQVNSEKVPDTLKIPESYNQLLSEMKNNKYSTKDFALILKGMMERSERDIRQSKFAELMNKHFAASAIPKSIHCLSLRLTDEYSSNAHARRQLPAPELLPLLSDNSYHHFVLSTDNILAAAVVVTSTVQNSANPEKIVFHVITDKKTYAGMHSWLALHPLPPAIVEVKGVHQFDWLTRENVPVLEAVENHYGIRNYYHGNHIAGANLSDTTPRTFASKLQARSPKYISLLNHLRIYLPELFPNLDKVVFLDDDVVIQRDLSPLWEIDLNGKVNGAVETCKGEDEWVMSKRLRNYFNFSHPLIAKNLNPDDCAWAYGMNVFDLHQWRKTNIRDTYHSWLKENLKSNLTLWKLGTLPPALIAFKGHVHPIDPSWHMLGLGYQNKTNIENVKKAAVIHYNGQSKPWLEIGFEHLRPFWTKYVNYSSDFVRNCHILE, from the exons ATGCAGCTGCACTTCTCACCTAGCATGAGAAGTATAACGATTTCATCAAACAACAGTggaggaaatggaaatggaggTGGAGATTTGATGAAGATCAAGGTCGCAGCTCGCCACGTTTCGTATCGCACGCTGTTCCACAGCATTCTGATTCTCGCGTTTTTGTTGCCGTTTGCATTCATTTTAACGGCTCTGGTCACCCTTGAAGGCGTCAACAAGTGCTCTTCGATTG ATTGTTTAGGACGTCGGTTAGGACCAAAGCTTCTTGGTAGATCCAATGATTCGGGG AGGATGGTGAAGGACTTTGTTAAGATTTTGAATCAAGTAAACTCTGAGAAAGTCCCTGACACTTTGAAGATCCCAGAGTCTTATAATCAGCTCCTTTCTGAAATGAAAAACAACAAGTATAGTACAAAGGACTTTGCCCTGATTCTAAAGGGAATG ATGGAGAGATCTGAAAGGGATATAAGGCAATCCAAGTTTGCTGAGCTTATGAATAAACACTTTGCAGCTAGTGCCATACCCAAGAGCATTCATTGCCTTTCACTGAGGCTGACTGATGAGTATTCTTCCAATGCTCATGCACGCAGGCAGTTACCTGCTCCGGAGTTGCTTCCTCTGCTCTCTGACAATTCCTACCATCACTTTGTGTTATCCACAGACAACATTCTTGCTGCTGCAGTTGTTGTAACATCTACTGTGCAGAATTCTGCAAACCCTGAAAAGATAGTTTTCCATGTTATAACTGACAAGAAAACTTATGCTGGCATGCATTCATGGCTTGCCCTGCATCCTTTGCCTCCTGCTATAGTTGAAGTAAAAGGTGTCCATCAGTTTGATTGGTTAACAAGAGAGAATGTTCCAGTTCTTGAAGCTGTGGAAAACCACTATGGTATTCGGAATTACTACCATGGGAATCACATTGCCGGGGCCAATCTTAGTGATACGACCCCACGAACATTTGCCTCCAAATTACAGGCTAGAAGTCCAAAGTATATCTCATTGCTTAACCATCTCCGTATATATCTCCCAGAG CTATTCCCAAACCTTGATAAAGTGGTTTTCCTGGATGATGATGTTGTAATTCAACGAGATCTGTCACCTCTCTGGGAAATTGACCTTAATGGAAAAGTTAACGGAGCTGTTGAAACTTGTAAAGGGGAAGATGAGTGGGTTATGTCTAAGCGACTCAGGAACTATTTCAACTTCTCTCATCCACTTATAGCAAAGAACTTAAATCCGGATGACTGTGCATGGGCATATGGGATGAATGTTTTTGACTTGCATCAGTGGAGAAAGACAAATATTAGAGATACTTATCACTCCTGGCTTAAAGAG AATCTTAAGTCAAACCTCACGTTATGGAAACTTGGAACTCTTCCCCCAGCTTTGATTGCTTTCAAGGGTCATGTTCATCCAATTGATCCTTCCTGGCACATGCTTGGGTTGGGCTATCAGAACAAGACAAATATTGAAAATGTGAAAAAGGCAGCCGTGATCCACTACAACGGCCAGTCAAAACCATGGTTGGAGATTGGATTTGAGCATCTCCGACCATTCTGGACAAAATACGTAAACTACTCTAGCGATTTCGTAAGGAACTGCCACATCTTGGAGTAG